TCGCCCACCTGGCCCCCAGCGAGTGCGGCCACAAGGCCACCAGCGCGGTCGATTCGCATAATGTGCCCGTGCGCCATTTCGGCGCGGTGCTTTCCATGGAACAATGGGAAGCCATGGCCAAGCGCCTGACCGATGCCGGCACCGAGTTCGTCATCGAGCCCTACATCCGCTTCAAGGGCGAAGTCGGCGAACAGGCCACCATGTTCTTCCTGGATCCGTCGGGCAACGCGCTGGAATTCAAGGCGTTCAAGAACATGGATTCGTTGTTCGCCAAGTAATCCGTCTCTACAGGTTTCGTGCCGTTGAACGCTATATCAGACATATCTTCTCCGGCCGAAACCTCCTGGCGCATCCAGCCCCAGGGTGACCGCTGCCTGATCGTCGCTTTCGGCGACCAGATCGACGCCACGATCGGCCGCACCTGTCTGGCGGCGGCGCGCAAGCTGCGCGACGCCGGCCTGCCGGGCGTGACCGACGTGGTGCCATCGTTCGTGGCGGTGGCGGTGCATTACCGGCCCGATGGCCTGGGCAACGGCCCCACCTATGCCGACCTGGCCGAGCGCATCGAAGCGCTGCTGGCCGACGGCATCGCGGCCGACAACGCCGCCGGCCGCGAGGTCGACGTGCCCGTCTGCTACGGCGGCGAACACGGCCCCGACCTGCAGGATGTCGCCAAGGTCGCCGGCCTCACGCCCGACGAAGTCATCGCGCTGCACAGCGGCCCGCGCAGCATGGTGTTCATGCTGGGCTTCGCTCCCGGCCACGCCTACCTGGGCGTGCACGACGAAAAACTGAACCTGCCGCGGCGCGCCTCGCCGCGCACCGCCGTGCCGCCCGGCGCGGTGGCCATCGCCAACCGCCAGACCGTGATCTACCCCAACCGCCTGCCCGGCGGCTGGCACATCATCGGCGCCACGCCGCTGGTCATGTTCGACCCCGCGCGCGAACCCGCCGCGTACCTGCAGCCGGGCGATTCGGTCCGCTTCGTGCCGATCACCCCCGACGAATTCGAGCGCCTGCGGGAGGCCCGGCCGTGAGCGTTGCCGTCATCAAGCCGGGCATGCTGTCCAGCTTCCAGAACCGCGGCCGCGAAGGCTACCAGCACCAGGGCATCCCGGCCGCCGGCGCCATGGACGAACGCGCCCACCGCCTGGCCAACGCGCTCGCCGGCAACAGCGGCGACCCCGCCACGCTCGAGATGACCCTGACCGGCCCCACGCTGCGCTTCGATGCGCCGGCCTGCTTCGCGCTGGCGGGCGCCGACCTGGGCGCCACGCTCAATGGCCAGGAGATCCCGCCGCACCGCCCCCTGATCGCCCGCGCCGGCGACACGCTGGCGTTCGGCGCGCGCCCCGCCAACGGCGTGCGCGCCTACCTGGCGGTGCACGGCGGCTTCGCGCTGACGCCGGTGATGGGCAGCGAAACCACTTACCTGCGCAGCGGCTTCGGCGGCTTCGAGGGCCGCGCGCTGGCCAAGGGTGACCAGGTCGGCCTGCGCCAAACGCTCGACGGCCGCGACCTCGACGCCTTGCAAAAGGCCCTGTGGGACCTGCGCATCTACCTGCCTGGCGCGCTCGGCAACAAGCAACGCGACACCATCCGCTTCCTGCCGGGCATGCAGTGGCAGGAATTCTCCGAAGCCACCCGCCATGCCTTCGGCGGCTCGGAATTCCGCATCAGCCCGCAGTCCGACCGCATGGGCTACCGCCTGCAGGGGCCGGCGCTGTCCATGAGCCAGCCGCGCCAGATGCTGTCCGAGGCGGCCTGCTTCGGCACCGTGCAGGTGCCGTCGGGCGGCGAGGCCATCATTCTCATGGCCGACCGGCAGACCACCGGCGGCTATCCCAAGATCGCGCAGATCGCCACCGTCGACCTGCCCCTGCTGGCGCAATACGCGCCGGGGCGCACGCTGCGTTTTTCCCTGATCGAACTCGACGAGGCGCAACGCCTGGACGGCGAACGCGAACGCGCCTTCACCCAATTGCTGGACGCGCTGGCGCCGCTGCGCGCGCTGCTGGCCCAGACAGGAACCCCATCATGAGCACAAGCATCGACCTGAACTGCGACATGGGCGAAAGCTACGGCGCCTGGAGCATGGGCAACGACGCCGCCGTGCTGGCCTTCGTCAGCTCGGCCAACATCGCCTGCGGTTTTCACGGCGGCGACCCCGCCACCATGCGCAAGACCGTGGCCGCCGCCCTCAAGCAGGGCGTGGCGCTGGGCGCGCATCCCAGCCTGCAGGACCTGGTGGGCTTCGGCCGCCGCGCGATTCCGATCACGCCGGACGAGGCCTACGACATCACGGTCTACCAGATCGGCGCGCTGGCCGGCGTGGCCGCCTCGCAAGGCGCGCGGCTGCATCACGTCAAGGCGCATGGCGCGCTCTACAACATGGCCGCCAAGGACGAGAACCTGGCGCGCGCCATCTGCCAGGCGGTCAAGGACGTGGACGCCTCGCTGGTGCTGTACGGGCTGGCGGGCAGCAAGCTGGTCGACGCCGCGCGCGCCATCGGGCTGGCCGCGGCCAACGAGGTCTTCGCCGACCGCTCCTACCAGGACGACGGCTCGCTCACGCCGCGCACCCGCGCCGGCGCCATGATCGAGGACGTCGACCAGGCGGTGGCGCAGGTCGTGCGCATGGTCCAGGAAGGCAAGGTGCGCTCGGTCGACGGCAAGGACGTGCCGGTGCAGGCCGACACGCTCTGTATCCACGGCGACCAGCCCAATGCGCTGGTGTTCGCCCGCGCCATCCGCGAGGCGCTGGAACGCGCCGGCATCGCCGTGCGCACGCCGTCCGCGCACGCCTGACGGTCGCCGGCTTATGCGCGCCCGTAGCGCGGCGCGGACTCTTCGGCGTCCTGCAGCGACGCCTCGTGGTAAGCCCGCAGGATGCCCGGCAGCACGTCGATCACGTAATTGCGCGTCAGCTCGGCGGCGCGGTCGAAATCGCGCTGGTCCAGCGCCTGCGTGATGCCCTGGGTATAGGCCTGCAGGTTGTTCGAGGCCATGGTCTGCCTGGCCAGCAGGTAGCGCAGCGGCTCGACCTGCTCGTACAGCTTGGTCAGCACGTCCGCCAGCGGCGAATTGCCGGTGAAACGGGCGCCGGCCAGGTAGAACTCGCGCAGCGCCGAGATATAGGCGCGCACGTCGCGCTTGGCGATGGCCGCGGCAATCGCCTCGTCATAGCTGCGCAGTTCGGCCACCAGCGGCGAGATGTCGTCGATCTCGGCGACCTGGCGGATGCAATAGGCTTCCAGTTCCGCGCGCAACTTGTACAGGTGGCGGATCTGGGTCTCGGTGTACAGGGTGACCCGGAAGCCTTTGCGTTGGACGTGCGTCACCAGGCCGCTCAGTTCCAGCAGACGCAGCGCTTCCCGGATGGGACTGCGGCTGGTGCCGAAACGCTGCTCCAGTTCCTGTTCCCGCAATGGCTGCCCGGGCCTGATAGTGCCATCCACTATCAATTCACGAATCTGTTCCTGAAGGAAATACGGAATCGTGGCGGGCGCTTTGACGTCCAATCGGCTCCCCTTGTACTGCGTGATGCAAAGTATTGCGACAGCGACAAGATACTAGAAATTTATTGAAACACAAATAGGAAAATTGTTGCAGGAATGCGGGCTGCGAGGGGGCCTCAGTGCCAATCGTCGCGGTACACGAACTTCGGCATCTGCCAGTTGAAGCGCAGGGCCAGCAGGCGCAGCGCCAGCCCGACCGCCAGCGCGATCGGCACGGCGGCGTTGGCCGGCAGCCCCAGGGCCTGCACGCCCAGGTAGAGCGCCCCGGTCACCACCGACACGCTGGCGTACAGCTCCTTGCGGAACAGCAGCGGCACCTCGTTGCAGAGCACGTCGCGCAGCACACCGCCGGCGCAGCCGGTGATCATGCCGCTGATCAGCACCACCGTGATCGGCAATTGCATCAGCTGCGCCACCTGGCAGCCGATGACCGTGAACGCCACCAGGCCCAGGGCGTCGGCCAGCAGGAACACGCTGCGCAGGCGCCGCATCACCGGGGCGATCAGCGCGGTCAGCAGGGCCGCGCCCGCCGTCATCCACAGGTACTCGGGGTGCACCACCCAGGTCAGCGGATAGTGCCCCAGCAGCACGTCGCGCAGCGAGCCGCCGCCCAGCGCGGTGACGCAGGCGATGATGCACACCCCCATCCAGTCCATGTCGCGCCGACCGGCAGACAGCGCGGCGGTCATGGCTTCGGCCACGATGGCGACCAGGTAGAGCGTGTGCAGCAGGGCGGGCGAAAGATCGTAAAACATGGCGCGGGCGGAAAAAGGGGCGAAGGCCGCCCGGAAATCGGGGAACGGTCGCGGGGAACGGCCGGCGGCAGGCCCCATTGTATTGACGCGGGCGGCGCCCGGCGCGTTGCCGGGCGGCCGCGCTTCCCTTACGCTGGAAGCGCGTTGACATCGGTCAAGCCCCGGTCCGCGCCCTGGCGGGACAATGGGGGTGTGCCCGTAAGGGCGATATCGGCCGGACGGCGGGCTAGCGGGAGTCACCGGCCCGGCCCCA
The window above is part of the Achromobacter deleyi genome. Proteins encoded here:
- a CDS encoding VOC family protein, producing MTAQTNLPPFHLAFPVRDLAEARAFYGEKLGCPEGRSSPDWIDFNFYGHQIVAHLAPSECGHKATSAVDSHNVPVRHFGAVLSMEQWEAMAKRLTDAGTEFVIEPYIRFKGEVGEQATMFFLDPSGNALEFKAFKNMDSLFAK
- the pxpB gene encoding 5-oxoprolinase subunit PxpB; the protein is MNAISDISSPAETSWRIQPQGDRCLIVAFGDQIDATIGRTCLAAARKLRDAGLPGVTDVVPSFVAVAVHYRPDGLGNGPTYADLAERIEALLADGIAADNAAGREVDVPVCYGGEHGPDLQDVAKVAGLTPDEVIALHSGPRSMVFMLGFAPGHAYLGVHDEKLNLPRRASPRTAVPPGAVAIANRQTVIYPNRLPGGWHIIGATPLVMFDPAREPAAYLQPGDSVRFVPITPDEFERLREARP
- a CDS encoding biotin-dependent carboxyltransferase family protein, producing MSVAVIKPGMLSSFQNRGREGYQHQGIPAAGAMDERAHRLANALAGNSGDPATLEMTLTGPTLRFDAPACFALAGADLGATLNGQEIPPHRPLIARAGDTLAFGARPANGVRAYLAVHGGFALTPVMGSETTYLRSGFGGFEGRALAKGDQVGLRQTLDGRDLDALQKALWDLRIYLPGALGNKQRDTIRFLPGMQWQEFSEATRHAFGGSEFRISPQSDRMGYRLQGPALSMSQPRQMLSEAACFGTVQVPSGGEAIILMADRQTTGGYPKIAQIATVDLPLLAQYAPGRTLRFSLIELDEAQRLDGERERAFTQLLDALAPLRALLAQTGTPS
- a CDS encoding LamB/YcsF family protein, translating into MSTSIDLNCDMGESYGAWSMGNDAAVLAFVSSANIACGFHGGDPATMRKTVAAALKQGVALGAHPSLQDLVGFGRRAIPITPDEAYDITVYQIGALAGVAASQGARLHHVKAHGALYNMAAKDENLARAICQAVKDVDASLVLYGLAGSKLVDAARAIGLAAANEVFADRSYQDDGSLTPRTRAGAMIEDVDQAVAQVVRMVQEGKVRSVDGKDVPVQADTLCIHGDQPNALVFARAIREALERAGIAVRTPSAHA
- a CDS encoding GntR family transcriptional regulator; translated protein: MDVKAPATIPYFLQEQIRELIVDGTIRPGQPLREQELEQRFGTSRSPIREALRLLELSGLVTHVQRKGFRVTLYTETQIRHLYKLRAELEAYCIRQVAEIDDISPLVAELRSYDEAIAAAIAKRDVRAYISALREFYLAGARFTGNSPLADVLTKLYEQVEPLRYLLARQTMASNNLQAYTQGITQALDQRDFDRAAELTRNYVIDVLPGILRAYHEASLQDAEESAPRYGRA
- a CDS encoding trimeric intracellular cation channel family protein, with the protein product MFYDLSPALLHTLYLVAIVAEAMTAALSAGRRDMDWMGVCIIACVTALGGGSLRDVLLGHYPLTWVVHPEYLWMTAGAALLTALIAPVMRRLRSVFLLADALGLVAFTVIGCQVAQLMQLPITVVLISGMITGCAGGVLRDVLCNEVPLLFRKELYASVSVVTGALYLGVQALGLPANAAVPIALAVGLALRLLALRFNWQMPKFVYRDDWH